A portion of the Achromobacter sp. MFA1 R4 genome contains these proteins:
- a CDS encoding VOC family protein: MSAQTNLPPFHLAFPVRDLAEARAFYGEKLGCPEGRSSPEWIDFNFYGHQIVAHLAPSECGHKATSAVDSHNVPVRHFGAVLSMEQWEAMAKRLTDAGTEFVIEPYIRFKGEVGEQATMFFLDPSGNALEFKAFKNMDSLFAK; encoded by the coding sequence ATGTCCGCTCAAACCAACCTGCCGCCGTTCCACCTGGCCTTCCCCGTCCGCGACCTGGCCGAAGCCCGCGCCTTCTACGGCGAAAAGCTGGGCTGTCCCGAGGGCCGCAGCTCGCCCGAATGGATCGACTTCAATTTCTATGGCCACCAGATCGTGGCTCACCTGGCGCCCAGCGAATGCGGCCACAAGGCCACCAGCGCCGTGGATTCGCATAATGTGCCCGTGCGCCATTTCGGCGCCGTGCTTTCCATGGAACAATGGGAAGCCATGGCCAAGCGCCTGACCGACGCCGGTACCGAGTTCGTCATCGAGCCCTACATCCGTTTCAAGGGCGAAGTGGGCGAACAGGCCACCATGTTCTTCCTGGATCCGTCGGGCAATGCGCTGGAATTCAAGGCGTTCAAGAACATGGATTCGTTGTTCGCCAAGTAA